The genomic region GATGAACGGCACGATGTTGACGGAGTTTCTGTCCGCGTTGAACACGCCGCCGTGCTTTGCCGGGCACTGCGACTGGCGCATCCCGAACGTCAGGGAGTTGCAGAGCATCGCGAACTACGAGGTGATCCCGGCGGCGGTCACGGCCTTCAACACGGGCTGTTCGCCCGGCTGCACGGTCGATGGCAGCGGTGGGCCGATGTGCAGCTGCGCGGCGTTGGACTTCTCCTGGTCGTCCACTATGGTCGGAAACGCCCCGGGGGCCGCGTGGTTCGTGCTCTCCAGCGGCTACGTGGACGGAGCCAACACGTACCTCTCCTACTCGGTTCGGGCAGTGCGAGGCGGCTCGTGAGAGGTCGGGCTTCTCTATTCTGCGGCCGCTGCATCAACGCCACACAGCGTGCGTCATCGACCACGACCGCATCGATACCGCGACTCCGCATGCACTCCTCCGCACCTCGGAGGGTAACGCCCTCCGGGCTCGTCGCACTGGGGTTCCATTGCCACCCTAATCGGCTAGGATGGCGTATCGTACCATCGAGGAGGCGACAATGCTCAGCGCGCGTAATCAGCTCAAAGGCAAGGTCAAATCAGTGAAGCTCGGCACGGTCATGGCCGAGGTGGTCATCACGGTCGGGAACGCCGAGTTGGTTTCCGTCATCACACGCGAATCCGCCGATCACATGAAGCTCAAGGCCGGCGACAGCGTCAGCGCGGTGATCAAATCCACCTCGATCATGGTTTCCAAAGATTGAGGTGCGAGTTAGCCGGTGCGCCAGTGTGCCGGTGAACAGCTATTTCCGAACCGGCTGACGCGCTTACCGGCACACCGTGACTGACGCAGACTACATGCGGCTGGCGATTGCGAAAGCCAAGGAAGGGATCGCCGCCGGTCAGTCGCCCTTCGGCG from Candidatus Binatia bacterium harbors:
- a CDS encoding TOBE domain-containing protein; translation: MLSARNQLKGKVKSVKLGTVMAEVVITVGNAELVSVITRESADHMKLKAGDSVSAVIKSTSIMVSKD